The window acagccaaaAGGCAAGTAAGGCAACACCAGGTGATAgagttaaatctaagaccgtattggattgtaagaaagtttTAACTGAATACTTTTCAGTAGGTTAGGTTGACATAATATGGGTACGGACAACGAAAGGGGAAATGTAAAAGCTTTAAAGGAAAGGGAGCCCGCTGCAGTTAGCCTGACAAACACAAAACCATTCCACGTAACAAAAGcggaattaaaaatatgggtgagagaatcccataaggcctcttgaaataatgaaacggtggatAAAACTTTAATGATCCTATGGTGTGACCCCGATGAGAACAAGACGAGAAATATTCTCAAAATGAGCGAGTCAAATGTTTGTATGATAATTCTTATTCTGAGTGAACACACAGGATACGAGTACATGTATgaacaagtaaaaaattattgtcTGGCGAGACcaaacatataataccctacaccttttacaaaaataaaatgtgatataGTTGCCATATTAAAGCATTcgagttgaattgtaccttgcttcagatatacatacttaagttgaataaaattgtggacatttaagtgacatttagcacaaacccaatatatgtGGACatttagcacaaacccaatatatcctccccactaaagtggtgtagggtataaaaattggacGTGttgattcagacgaatgtagggCATGTAGAAATGTCAGTAAAACTCTGTAGCACTTTCTTTGTCATTGTCAAGCATTCGTCGATATTAGATCCAattatcttggaagtgatgtagttccggaaataacatttttgACTAAAACTGATTGCAAGATTCTTacgaattacgtccaggaaactgaatTTCTAAATCTTTAGTTTGGATAAAGAGTCGATTGTAGCGATGTATAAAGCTATAAGTCGCACTCTTCCCAATTATGCTGCCCCAGTATGGACCTCTTTCCTCAGTGATACCCAATGGCGGGGTTTAAAAACGGCTCAGAATAATGCACTTCGGATCGCAACCGGTTATGTCAAGATGACGAATGTGGATCATTTACATGAGGAGACCAGGTTACTGCTGGCATGCTATCTACCTAGTCCCCCCAACCATCAGATACTGATGGAGGGTCCCCCTCCCAGGCACATCCGGATTTACTTCCGACGCTTTCGCAGCGACATCCAAGACGTCATACCATCGGACGTCGACAGACTGTCAACTGCAAGCGCCCGGGAAATGTTGCATCAAATGGTGGTCACTGAGGCCATTAATGGTCGTTCCAGGCACTTAAAATCGTTGCCCAGCCTGTCATCAAAGTGATGATACGATACATTTATTCAATTGTCAAATTTGCGCTCCATAGTCCTATGGTTAAGACCGACTGAGGTGGCGCAGTTTCTCTAGCTCCCCCTTCTACCCACAGACGCAAACTCAAATAATTAAGTATCTATTATTCCAATTATAgaaaagaactatcggccacagtcgaactgttacaacacCAACTAACTAAAACACGAATCGGTCCAAATTGAACATACGTAGCTATCGCttgcaaaaattaattaaatgcacGTAATTTAATTCTATGCAATTGTCATTACGAAAAcacatattaaaaacttttatattacaTAGCACATCCTTCATACCTAAATGTGCAAAAAATTCATTTggaatttatttctaaatttaaacgtttttatgtttattgtacgtcaacaaaaatatgtgtatgtatgtattttaggtttatttttatatagtgatacgtacatacatacatacatacatacatacatacatacatgcatacatacataaaatgtaaataattgatatgtaaaattaaaaataatacttacTTCCACCTCCTGAAAGAATAACTGCCGGCTGTTGTGATGGAAGGTGAATTTTATTTGGCCTTCCTGCATGATGCATATGCGGATTAGACATCACTGAATTTTGATAATGCGTCTGATGATCAATTAACTggcattgctgttgttgttgctgatattGATGTTCAACTTCTGGTGCCAACTTTAAGGGTATACCTGATGTGGCACCTGACGAACGTCTGCGTTGATTTTGAATATTCGTATTGCGATTGTTGCGATAGTTTGTACcattattgttgttaatattaCCACCAATATTAGCGCCATTTagattctgttgttgttgtatattatCTACCATACCATTTGAGTCATTAAATAAATTCTGAAGTGCTTGAAGTCGACGACTACCATTTGTAATGCGATTTTGATTACCAGGACCACTGATATTACGATTATgtgtttgttgctgctgctgctgttgcttagCCACTTGAGCAGCTACATTTAATTGTAAGATTTTTTGTAATCCTAAAGCATTTGTTTGCTCTTCAATTTTACGTTTTATTAATGCATTTTGCATTATAATATTTGCATGAGTTTGTAATTCTTCTTGACTCATTGGTTGCATTGTCGTTAAACGCTTATTGCCACcttgcaattgttgttgttgttgttgagccGCCAAAGTCTGTTGAACAATAGctaaattttgaagattttgtAGCTgattcattattaaattattcgatAACACATcaaattgctgttgttgttgttgctgtgcaGAGGTAAATGTAAGTACTGCAGTTATAGCTTCTCGATCTCTTTGAGGCAAGCGAGGATTTGCCAATTGTATAACCAGACCATGTTTTGAAATATCACCTacgtttttgaaataaaaaataagatttattaaaattcaattcgGAATTAAATTTCAGTCAGAATGAAGTATTGGAAATGTGattgaagtttttctttttgaggATTACAAATATCTTCTtggtaaaataataaatgaatgtacatgcaaataatttttatttgctctTTTCTTAACTCAACATAGAAAACTATAGTAtagaattatgaaaatttaaaaattaccttTAGCCAATCCCAATAATAACATTTGAGCTTCTGGGCGGCTTAAAATAGCCTTCAACTGTAAATTTGCTAGAAGAGCagcttgttgctgttgtatgaaaacattttgtttattatattgttgttgtaaggGATTTGTTTGTTGCATTCCTGTGGTAGATTGTTGCTGATGCTGTAACTGTTTTTGTTGGAActgttgtttaaatataatgGTCGAAAGATTCTCATTATTGGTGTTGCTATTATTATTGGAGAATACATTATTTTGAGATTTATTGTGCTGTTGCTCAGATTTTGTAGGTGGTGGGATTGAACTATAGTTATTGTTCAATTGACCAATaagctttttgaaattttccgaGTCGCgactaatattattattgttagcATCATTGCAATAGTTTTCTACATTTTTAACGCCGCAAGTGGATGAGTTTTGTCGCCATTTAGCTTCCAATTCATCTACTGAAGGTATTTCggttaaattaatatttgatgTAGAACGTGTATTTGTTGTAGATGGATTTTGTTGCTGTGGTTGCGGCATCATCAAATGCAATGGGTCGGTCTTTTTTTGAGAGTTCATTGCCTGCTTAAAGAATTCGTTAAGCGATGCTGAAGAACCGCTATTTTCTAATTGTTCACTTGAATTATTTCTCGATGGATGTCCTCCGAAAAATGGTAAAAAGCGTGAACTTCCATTATGATTTTGATAGTGATGTCCTCCAGTGCCGTTCATTTCACCACCATTACGATTTTGTTGCATGTGTGAACGTGACTTAGAGTTTCCAGAGAACTGATCGTATTGAAAAGGTATTGTTTTCTTAGTTCCATGATCTGATTTTTCGTTATGGTTATTTGTTTTCGAAGTCTCTGTATTTTTACTGTCATGCACGTTATTATTGTTATCACTTTTAGGATTGAATTTGcgatatttattaaagttttcattCCATTTTGATTTACCAGTCAATTCGATCTGCAACACAAATATTAGCAATTATTAAAGGGCAATTTATTGTCTCTTTGTAATAGAAAGAAAatagaattataaatttatttgttattgttttatactatatatacatatagagtttttgagaaaactaaatacatatgtttataaaggaagtataaataagtaaatataaattcaatttgttatattgaaaataatatcaaCATTAAATACGAGATATTAGAAAGGATTAACTCATGCAactgaaagtaaaaaaaatataacactaAAACTTTTCGTATTTACCTTATTCGAATTTTGCATGAGATTTTCTTTGCTCTCATCACTATGTATATCAGCATCACCAATTTCAGCTACACCTCCTCCAGTACTAGCACTACTACTATTACTTTCGCTATTTAAATGTTGCTGCTCATCCTCTTCATCAAAGCCACACAATTCAATAGTGTCCAATCGGGATGTTGGCCCACAACTAAACCATTCGGGTTCttcattttgttgatttttataatgTTGTTCATATTTTTCTTCAGTTTCTCGATCCTTTGGATTAGAAACAACTAAAAATCCAGACATCACCCTCTTCACATAGTTTGATTTTCCAACATCTACAACAGCAGTACGATCTTTAGACGATTGTTCATTCGAAACTAAATGAATATTTGAATAGAAAAGTATGTCAAGTAATAGTTATATATTAGTCTATCCCCTTATATACCCTTTAAAATTgtaggtttttataaaaatatcattttattaaagaacaaacattttaaaattttttaattaaaaaaataatcaaaacataaaaggttgattaaaagtacttttgcatctatctatctagcaaAAATACCGAACAAGATACATTCAAATACATAGGATAACTCAAGTTTATTTCAGACAATTAGATTGTAATTACCTGTAACATTGTTATCgccattaatttgtttattaaattgactGCTTTCCGATAATTTAGCGTGATAATGTTGATTTCCATACTGTGGTTGATAGTTACCAGACCATTTATTATGTGATATGCGACCACTGCCAATACGGCGTTGATTTGTTATTATAGCCGGATCCTTAAAATCAAGCGGTTGTGGTGGTTGACTTCTAATAATAGATTCATCCATAAATTTACGTTTTACAAAAGCTGGCATCATGTCGTTACAGCGCGATTTCAAATTGTTaccgttattattattattattattgttgttgtgacaTACATTGCTATTATTATGGTTATTGGTATTACTATTGCGAGACCCATATAAAGTAACATCAGCATCTGAAGGCATTTTCCAAATGTTAAAACGTTTAAGACGAGCTTCCAATTCGATTACATCACAATTTACAATATTTGGAGGTACGAAAGGggaaatatattgttttaattttgaattagaCATATCATTACGAATCATGTAAAGATTAGGTCGAGAATATTGTATTACTGAGTCACCGTTAGATGCATGAATAGTTGATTTAGTTTTCGAAACTATTTTACCACAACCATTTGTAATTGGTACTAAGGGAACAGATTTCGAGGCATTTACAGCAatcttttttgcttttaaattttgacGCATTTCCCTAACATTGTGTTTGCAAATATTACTTCCATCATCTTTAACCGGACTTACATGTTCGGATACGTTGTCTAAATCACAACTTACAGCTGTACATGACATTGGCTGTGTGTATGGTGTAGAAGAGCGTGCAGATAGAACCTGCAGTGATAACACCTCTTCTTCATTATGATGATTATTATCATGATGATGAAGACATGTTGTCGTCATTTGATTACTAACGATCGCCTTTTTCGAtacttcattattatttttctcggTAAGAGCAACGTTTTCATCACCGCTATTTATATTAAGTAAAATGTCCATAGAAACTAATTTTGTTGGCGGTGGTAATGGAATTGCTACAGATATAACTGAGGGTTTTATCATCGATTGTTTTTCtagtaatttttgaattttccatgtTCTTTcggttaattttaaaatttcctcaaatttaaactttttcggCAATTCCATCAATGCCAGCGATTTTATATCTAGCTCCTTCTTATCGATTGCATCCACTTCATTCtgttgatattttaatttaataaagcaAGTAATAATAACACATTATAAGAAATTGCagtttcaattatttaaaaataaaataaaaaatattcatacattaatAACGCTGGTAAACGTTGTAGTTCACAGGAAAGTAGAATCGAGAATATGTTGATATCAATAAACagattaaaaacaaactaaaacatCAGCTTAAGCTTAATGATATGTTGAGCCATGACCGAATGAATGGTTAACATAAGTTGGCTATTCCTGACAGGGTCATTCATACAACACGCCTCTGCGAAACTAATTACTACCCTCCCCTTCTAAATATGGAATAATAACTAACTTTGATTAAACTTATAAACCGATTTTATCTTAAAGTGTGCCATTCATAGAATCATAAATTCCAAGACTACCATACTATTTAAAAGTGAGAAAAATTATGTAGAAAAGTCAATACAATTCTTTTTAAcatcaaaatttaatgaaaaccaatgaaattcttaaaagcGTTTGAaagaatttgtttattgttgaaaTTCAAACGTCGAATTTTTGCTACATCAATGAATAAGAATACACGTAATTCCAAGATGTTAATAATGAACTAAATAACTCCtacaaatttttcatttgttttgcaattttgaaaatgaaactCATTTCCAAGCATAacaatataaagtttatttgttgtttacttACATTTTTCCTTTGGCGGTCGTTCGTGTTAGTGGACTTTAAACGAAGCTTGGCTTTTTTAATTTCGGATTTAAAGTTAGTACCCTGAACTTTAGTATTCTTTGCATATGTATATTTCGTTGTTGGCAATGGTGGAGGTCGTGGAACTTCAGAAATATTTTCCCATTTATCGGAGGCGGTAGTTTCGTCTACAATTTCAGACTCTAGCTGTGCATTCAATGTATTTGCATCTACTGGGAGTTTAGCAATATCTTTTTGTTGCACAGGAGTCGTTGGTGGTGGAGGCGGTGGTGTCATATGTACATCATCCTTAGTCGTTGCGGATTGTTTTGACAAAAAATTGGAGACATCCCCAATAGTTTTTTGATTTACATTTGGTGGTGTATTAACAACATGATCATCTTTTGATGACATGGCGCCTGCgccattttctttttgttgcttttcAATGTCTTCACTCTCGTCAATCTTGGATAGATTATTTTCCAACATTTCACAAGTTgacattttattactttatttttgaGCTAAATAtgataaacattaataaaaaataaattatttcttataatttatcAATCAGTCTtaccaaataatttattttctttgcgatttttttaacaattattttagtaaacaaaatagaaagcttttttaatacaaattttaaatattttttcaatgaaatcgattttggtttgattttttggaaattattgttttgtagaaataacttaaaatttttatttttgttgagttACAAAATGAAGTTTGCGAAAAACTGAAATTCTTATTAGGTTTCTTGCACTTTTACATTTAGAACAGCAATAAAATAAGGATGCCGTTATTTAACgtgtgtttttgtaattttcttggAAAGAGATAAAATTCAAATTCTAATCAAAGCCCAGCGCCGACAAATAATAACGGCTGAAGACACTAAAAAAGCAATGGCGGCTTAAAATCGGCTTTTTGTGCCTTagcagtatttttaaattttcaaacaagtGTTTAAAAAGTGAAACTTGAAAgatgtattttaatatattgtcaTATATAAATTCAAGACATAATTcaacttaatataaaaatcaataaaaaaataattatcacaaaaaaaaacgtagGTCGaacaattataatttgtttcttttaagtTTATGCATAGGGGTAAAAAAGGTGGTTTTATCAAGACTACTGACGTGATAATTTTACTTTagtaaaatactttataaagtatacctataatattttataaaaacaattaaaattaacaaaaaacaataacattgttaatcatattaaaattaaatgcaaattttatgaATTCAATTTGTGCTTGAATTAAAAACGGACGAagaattattgttatttgaatatatatttttgcattgtGAGAAAGttcgaaaatattatatttatttcataaatactTTGCTGGCAATTCTACAAGTTTGTAGAACTGGCAGCATTAACACCATTTTTCGAATGACTTGGTAGCACTTTTTACCTATGCCACATTTGTAATAGATTGACATCAGGCAGCCATTTCTGTTTTTCCTTCGCTtgtaatataagaaaattatttttttatacacttGTAAATcgaaatatattataatttaattgagTTAGAAAAACTGAAATAggtaaaaattatagaattaattctataaattataaaataattgtgtttGCGTTTTGCAATGAAGAGGTAAGACGAGAAAATCgatgaaaatttatttgctaTCCATTAacctaaaaattaaacaacaaaaaaacattactcaggtttgtataaattttgtgcGAGGAAAAAAGGATTCACATTTTCAAAGGACGTTTTAATCAACCAATTAAG of the Lucilia cuprina isolate Lc7/37 chromosome 2, ASM2204524v1, whole genome shotgun sequence genome contains:
- the LOC111676636 gene encoding protein cup isoform X2, which produces MSTCEMLENNLSKIDESEDIEKQQKENGAGAMSSKDDHVVNTPPNVNQKTIGDVSNFLSKQSATTKDDVHMTPPPPPPTTPVQQKDIAKLPVDANTLNAQLESEIVDETTASDKWENISEVPRPPPLPTTKYTYAKNTKVQGTNFKSEIKKAKLRLKSTNTNDRQRKNNEVDAIDKKELDIKSLALMELPKKFKFEEILKLTERTWKIQKLLEKQSMIKPSVISVAIPLPPPTKLVSMDILLNINSGDENVALTEKNNNEVSKKAIVSNQMTTTCLHHHDNNHHNEEEVLSLQVLSARSSTPYTQPMSCTAVSCDLDNVSEHVSPVKDDGSNICKHNVREMRQNLKAKKIAVNASKSVPLVPITNGCGKIVSKTKSTIHASNGDSVIQYSRPNLYMIRNDMSNSKLKQYISPFVPPNIVNCDVIELEARLKRFNIWKMPSDADVTLYGSRNSNTNNHNNSNVCHNNNNNNNNNGNNLKSRCNDMMPAFVKRKFMDESIIRSQPPQPLDFKDPAIITNQRRIGSGRISHNKWSGNYQPQYGNQHYHAKLSESSQFNKQINGDNNVTVSNEQSSKDRTAVVDVGKSNYVKRVMSGFLVVSNPKDRETEEKYEQHYKNQQNEEPEWFSCGPTSRLDTIELCGFDEEDEQQHLNSESNSSSASTGGGVAEIGDADIHSDESKENLMQNSNKIELTGKSKWNENFNKYRKFNPKSDNNNNVHDSKNTETSKTNNHNEKSDHGTKKTIPFQYDQFSGNSKSRSHMQQNRNGGEMNGTGGHHYQNHNGSSRFLPFFGGHPSRNNSSEQLENSGSSASLNEFFKQAMNSQKKTDPLHLMMPQPQQQNPSTTNTRSTSNINLTEIPSVDELEAKWRQNSSTCGVKNVENYCNDANNNNISRDSENFKKLIGQLNNNYSSIPPPTKSEQQHNKSQNNVFSNNNSNTNNENLSTIIFKQQFQQKQLQHQQQSTTGMQQTNPLQQQYNKQNVFIQQQQAALLANLQLKAILSRPEAQMLLLGLAKGDISKHGLVIQLANPRLPQRDREAITAVLTFTSAQQQQQQQQQQQQCQLIDHQTHYQNSVMSNPHMHHAGRPNKIHLPSQQPAVILSGGGNEFN
- the LOC111676636 gene encoding protein cup isoform X1, whose translation is MSTCEMLENNLSKIDESEDIEKQQKENGAGAMSSKDDHVVNTPPNVNQKTIGDVSNFLSKQSATTKDDVHMTPPPPPPTTPVQQKDIAKLPVDANTLNAQLESEIVDETTASDKWENISEVPRPPPLPTTKYTYAKNTKVQGTNFKSEIKKAKLRLKSTNTNDRQRKNNEVDAIDKKELDIKSLALMELPKKFKFEEILKLTERTWKIQKLLEKQSMIKPSVISVAIPLPPPTKLVSMDILLNINSGDENVALTEKNNNEVSKKAIVSNQMTTTCLHHHDNNHHNEEEVLSLQVLSARSSTPYTQPMSCTAVSCDLDNVSEHVSPVKDDGSNICKHNVREMRQNLKAKKIAVNASKSVPLVPITNGCGKIVSKTKSTIHASNGDSVIQYSRPNLYMIRNDMSNSKLKQYISPFVPPNIVNCDVIELEARLKRFNIWKMPSDADVTLYGSRNSNTNNHNNSNVCHNNNNNNNNNGNNLKSRCNDMMPAFVKRKFMDESIIRSQPPQPLDFKDPAIITNQRRIGSGRISHNKWSGNYQPQYGNQHYHAKLSESSQFNKQINGDNNVTVSNEQSSKDRTAVVDVGKSNYVKRVMSGFLVVSNPKDRETEEKYEQHYKNQQNEEPEWFSCGPTSRLDTIELCGFDEEDEQQHLNSESNSSSASTGGGVAEIGDADIHSDESKENLMQNSNKIELTGKSKWNENFNKYRKFNPKSDNNNNVHDSKNTETSKTNNHNEKSDHGTKKTIPFQYDQFSGNSKSRSHMQQNRNGGEMNGTGGHHYQNHNGSSRFLPFFGGHPSRNNSSEQLENSGSSASLNEFFKQAMNSQKKTDPLHLMMPQPQQQNPSTTNTRSTSNINLTEIPSVDELEAKWRQNSSTCGVKNVENYCNDANNNNISRDSENFKKLIGQLNNNYSSIPPPTKSEQQHNKSQNNVFSNNNSNTNNENLSTIIFKQQFQQKQLQHQQQSTTGMQQTNPLQQQYNKQNVFIQQQQAALLANLQLKAILSRPEAQMLLLGLAKGDISKHGLVIQLANPRLPQRDREAITAVLTFTSAQQQQQQQFDVLSNNLIMNQLQNLQNLAIVQQTLAAQQQQQQLQGGNKRLTTMQPMSQEELQTHANIIMQNALIKRKIEEQTNALGLQKILQLNVAAQVAKQQQQQQQTHNRNISGPGNQNRITNGSRRLQALQNLFNDSNGMVDNIQQQQNLNGANIGGNINNNNGTNYRNNRNTNIQNQRRRSSGATSGIPLKLAPEVEHQYQQQQQQCQLIDHQTHYQNSVMSNPHMHHAGRPNKIHLPSQQPAVILSGGGNEFN